The region CTTACATGGCAGATTAATTGAAGTCGAAGTGGACATTTCAAACGGATTACCTCATTTTGATATTGTTGGATTACCGGGGTCCGCTCTAAAAGAGGCCAAAGAGCGTGTGCGTTCTGCTATCAAAAACAGTGGTTTTGAATTCCCGCATCGTAGAATTACCGTGAACCTGGCACCTGCACATGTCAGAAAAGATGGGTCCTATTATGATTTGGTCATCGCATTAGGTATCCTTATCGCTGATAAGCAGATAAGCTTGGATGACGAAGCCCAAGCCCGTATCCAAAATAGTCTGTTTATTAGTGAACTCGCACTAGACGGTTCGACAAGGTCGAGCCATGGCATCCTGCCTTTGGTGCTTGCTGCAAAGGAAAACAACATGAACCATGTGTTTTTACCCGTATACCATCATAAAGAAGCAAGTATCGTGAAGGGCGTTAATGTCATACCCGTTAATGGTTTGAAACAGGTGGTGCAACTTTTGAATAAAGAGATGAGCGCTGCTCAGGCACATACGTATACCATGACACAGCAAGAGGACCATATTCAGCTCAATCCATCTTTGACCTCTATGGAAGACATACGGGGTCAGGAGCACGTGAAGAGAGCTTTTGAAGTGGCAGCCTGTGGTCAGCATCATATGTTAATGGTTGGGCCGCCAGGGAGTGGGAAAACATTACTCGCCAAAAGTTTTCAACAGTTACTTCCGGCGTTAAAAGAAACTGAAGCACTAGAGGTCACTCGTATTTACAGTGTAGCGGGCTATCTGAAGGATAGACAAGGTTTAATACGTGATCGTCCTTTCCGGGCACCTCATCATACGATTACACTAGCGGGGATGGTGGGAGGAGGCGTCCCCATTAACCCAGGAGAAATTAGTCTTGCTCACCAGGGCGTTTTATTCCTAGACGAGTTTCTTGAGTTTAAG is a window of Caldalkalibacillus salinus DNA encoding:
- a CDS encoding YifB family Mg chelatase-like AAA ATPase, with the translated sequence MYVRCFTAHLDGLHGRLIEVEVDISNGLPHFDIVGLPGSALKEAKERVRSAIKNSGFEFPHRRITVNLAPAHVRKDGSYYDLVIALGILIADKQISLDDEAQARIQNSLFISELALDGSTRSSHGILPLVLAAKENNMNHVFLPVYHHKEASIVKGVNVIPVNGLKQVVQLLNKEMSAAQAHTYTMTQQEDHIQLNPSLTSMEDIRGQEHVKRAFEVAACGQHHMLMVGPPGSGKTLLAKSFQQLLPALKETEALEVTRIYSVAGYLKDRQGLIRDRPFRAPHHTITLAGMVGGGVPINPGEISLAHQGVLFLDEFLEFKREVVEALREPLEEGEITLTRGNQHYAFPAQFLMILALNPCPCGYYGHEDMHHTCTCTAAQVERYQQKLSGPLFDRIDLHLEVPLVPIADIQDNEINNSGRIDASQNETKDMIKRIEQGLAFKRERTKNNKPNQALSVAEIKRECRLNTGAKELLNLAYQQLSFSARGYHKLLKISRTIADINGTESIDEKAISEAIHYRSLDRLQGKREVRLHK